The Nitrosomonas cryotolerans ATCC 49181 genome includes a window with the following:
- the hrcA gene encoding heat-inducible transcriptional repressor HrcA, whose product MLNERAQILLRTLIERYIHEGQPVGSRSLSKFSGLDLSPATIRNVMADLEDMGLVTSPYTSAGRIPTPQGYRLFVDTLLVMEPLDSAELSHLESQLHPDNPTRLINAASQLLSELTRFAGVVVTPKRTGAVFRYIEFMALSEKRILLIIVTPEGDVQNRIIHTDATYSQTDLIEAGNFINQNYAGCTLDVIRSRLHKELKQLRYDMTSLMNAAIEAGGDAINESSEAVILVGERRLLDIHDLSGNLTSLKKLFDLFERKTKLLQLLELSHHAQGVKIFIGGESDVASLEEFSLVTAPYEMKGEIVGTVGVIGPRRMAYKRIIPIVDVTARLLSQGLSQH is encoded by the coding sequence ATGCTTAATGAACGCGCACAAATCTTACTAAGAACACTGATTGAACGTTATATACACGAAGGGCAACCTGTGGGCTCCCGTTCTCTTTCGAAGTTCTCTGGGCTTGATTTAAGTCCTGCAACTATTCGTAATGTCATGGCCGATCTTGAAGACATGGGTTTAGTCACCAGCCCCTATACTTCTGCAGGTCGCATACCAACACCACAAGGCTATCGTCTTTTTGTGGATACCCTGCTTGTTATGGAACCGCTCGATAGCGCAGAACTCAGCCATTTGGAAAGCCAGTTACATCCGGATAATCCAACCCGATTAATCAATGCCGCATCTCAACTTTTGTCAGAATTGACCCGTTTTGCCGGTGTAGTGGTAACACCCAAGCGCACGGGTGCCGTATTTCGTTACATTGAATTTATGGCATTATCAGAAAAACGTATCTTGCTGATTATTGTGACGCCCGAAGGCGATGTGCAGAATCGCATCATCCATACCGATGCAACTTATAGCCAGACCGATTTAATAGAAGCCGGGAATTTTATCAATCAAAATTATGCTGGATGCACACTCGACGTAATCCGCAGCCGCCTTCACAAGGAATTAAAGCAGCTGCGTTATGATATGACGAGTCTTATGAACGCGGCAATTGAAGCAGGCGGTGATGCCATCAATGAAAGCAGCGAAGCTGTTATATTGGTAGGGGAACGCAGGCTTCTGGATATACATGATTTATCCGGTAATTTGACCAGCCTGAAAAAATTATTTGATCTATTTGAACGCAAAACGAAGCTGTTACAATTGCTGGAATTGAGTCACCATGCACAAGGCGTCAAGATTTTTATAGGTGGCGAATCAGACGTTGCATCATTGGAAGAGTTTAGTCTGGTTACAGCACCCTATGAAATGAAAGGAGAAATTGTCGGCACCGTGGGGGTTATTGGTCCAAGACGCATGGCGTATAAACGCATCATTCCGATTGTTGATGTTACGGCAAGACTGCTTTCTCAGGGATTATCCCAACATTAA
- a CDS encoding RluA family pseudouridine synthase, translated as MRSIGKINNLGKKNLSDSVTREDIGEDGHDQRIDNFLFKRFRGVPKSHIYQLLRSGQIRVNSKRISASYRLQLNDSVRIPPIRQGEKSITQHAVMKFVTFDILFQDEALLIINKPAGMAVHGGSGVSFGVIEQLRAQYSNWKFLELVHRLDRETSGILLLAKKRSALTELHRQIREGKIQKFYLTLVSGKWEDSHRSVKLPLHKYVTTMGERRVAVVSDKNGHAKAIPAHTIFRLKKSWESFSLLEAELKTGRTHQIRVHLAHLGFPIIGDDKYGDFVLNKQTARKSQGAYLQRMFLHAYKIVITHPLSGERLQLEAPLAKDLKEFINGLDKP; from the coding sequence GTGAGAAGTATAGGTAAAATTAATAATTTAGGCAAAAAAAATCTATCCGATAGTGTGACTCGGGAAGATATTGGAGAAGATGGGCATGATCAACGCATTGATAATTTTTTATTCAAGCGTTTCAGGGGCGTTCCCAAAAGTCATATTTACCAGCTTTTGCGCAGTGGTCAAATACGTGTTAACAGTAAGCGTATTAGCGCCAGTTATCGGTTGCAATTGAATGATAGTGTGCGCATTCCACCGATTAGACAGGGAGAGAAGAGTATTACCCAGCATGCGGTAATGAAATTTGTTACATTTGACATCTTATTTCAAGATGAAGCGCTGTTGATCATTAACAAGCCTGCAGGTATGGCAGTGCATGGTGGTAGCGGGGTGAGCTTTGGTGTTATTGAGCAGCTACGGGCGCAATATTCTAATTGGAAATTCCTTGAACTGGTACATCGTCTCGATAGAGAAACTTCCGGTATTTTACTGCTAGCAAAAAAGCGCAGCGCACTGACTGAACTGCATCGGCAAATTCGCGAAGGAAAGATCCAGAAATTTTACCTTACCTTGGTTAGCGGTAAATGGGAAGATTCTCACCGTAGTGTGAAATTACCACTTCATAAATATGTGACCACAATGGGTGAGCGGCGTGTAGCTGTTGTTTCGGATAAGAACGGTCATGCGAAGGCAATACCGGCGCATACGATATTCAGATTAAAAAAATCCTGGGAGAGTTTTAGTTTGCTGGAAGCAGAATTGAAAACTGGGCGCACCCATCAAATTCGCGTACACCTGGCTCATCTGGGCTTTCCTATTATCGGGGATGATAAATATGGAGATTTCGTTTTGAATAAACAAACCGCTCGGAAATCTCAGGGGGCATATCTACAGCGCATGTTTCTACATGCCTATAAAATTGTTATTACGCATCCTTTATCGGGAGAACGATTACAATTGGAGGCACCATTGGCGAAAGATCTAAAGGAATTCATAAATGGGCTGGACAAGCCATAA
- the pepP gene encoding Xaa-Pro aminopeptidase: MMQVKSFLLRRQEMASKMQNGVAIIPTASEQLRNQDAHYPYRFDSYFYYLTGFREPESVLVIIAEASQSCSRHILFCRDKDVEREIWNGFRYGPEAAKEIFGFDEAYSISRMDELLPQLIANQPAIYCTLGRNVAWDTRVIGWINRVREQARRGVTVPAEIRDSHLLLDEMRLFKSKEEIQIMRDAAAISTDAHRRAMQITCPEMNEYEIEAELLYTFRRRGAQAPAYTSIVAGGANACVLHYMENNAVLKGGDLLLIDAGCELDGYASDITRTFPINGKFTPVQKDVYQLVLSAQAAAIDAVKPSNSWNDPHISALRVLVQGFIDLGLCQGSVDTVIETEDYKRFYMHGTGHWLGLDVHDVGQYKQGGNWRLLEPGMVLTVEPGCYIRPADNIPEVFWNIGIRIEDDVVVTQVGHELLTIAAPKEIAEIEELMQ; encoded by the coding sequence ATGATGCAAGTAAAATCTTTTTTATTACGACGCCAAGAGATGGCATCTAAAATGCAAAATGGCGTGGCTATTATTCCTACGGCATCAGAACAATTGCGAAACCAAGATGCACACTATCCCTATCGCTTTGATAGCTATTTCTATTATCTGACGGGGTTTCGTGAACCCGAATCGGTATTGGTTATTATTGCTGAAGCCAGTCAGTCCTGTTCAAGGCATATCTTATTTTGCCGCGACAAGGATGTTGAACGTGAAATCTGGAATGGTTTCCGCTATGGTCCTGAAGCTGCGAAAGAAATATTCGGTTTTGATGAGGCTTATTCCATCTCCAGAATGGATGAGCTATTGCCTCAATTGATCGCTAACCAGCCTGCAATTTATTGTACTCTCGGGCGAAATGTTGCTTGGGATACGCGTGTTATCGGCTGGATTAATCGCGTTCGTGAACAAGCACGTAGAGGTGTTACGGTACCGGCAGAAATTCGTGATAGTCATTTATTACTGGACGAGATGCGTTTATTCAAAAGTAAGGAAGAAATTCAGATTATGCGTGATGCCGCAGCCATTTCAACTGATGCTCATCGACGTGCTATGCAGATTACGTGCCCTGAAATGAATGAATATGAAATTGAGGCTGAGTTGCTCTATACATTTCGTCGACGTGGCGCACAAGCGCCGGCTTATACGTCGATTGTTGCTGGTGGCGCGAACGCTTGTGTACTTCACTATATGGAGAATAATGCAGTACTCAAGGGAGGTGATCTGTTATTGATTGATGCCGGTTGCGAACTAGATGGTTATGCATCAGACATTACGCGTACGTTTCCCATTAATGGTAAATTTACGCCAGTACAGAAAGATGTGTATCAATTAGTATTGTCTGCTCAGGCAGCCGCGATAGATGCGGTCAAACCGAGTAACTCATGGAATGATCCCCATATCAGCGCATTAAGAGTACTGGTTCAGGGCTTTATTGATTTGGGGCTGTGTCAGGGCAGTGTCGATACAGTTATAGAGACAGAAGATTATAAGCGTTTTTATATGCATGGCACTGGTCACTGGCTGGGACTGGATGTGCATGATGTTGGTCAGTACAAGCAGGGCGGAAACTGGCGTTTGCTGGAGCCAGGGATGGTTTTAACTGTGGAACCGGGTTGTTATATTCGACCGGCAGATAATATTCCAGAAGTATTCTGGAATATCGGTATTCGTATCGAAGATGATGTGGTGGTGACTCAGGTGGGCCATGAGCTTCTGACGATTGCTGCACCTAAAGAAATAGCCGAGATAGAGGAGTTAATGCAATGA
- a CDS encoding ABC transporter permease, translating into MNFFKLSFLMLHRDWRAGELHILILALVIAVGGMTTVSFFSDRVARALSHESNQLLGADLLVISNHPLPVDYADEAERLGLAVSNITKFPSMISNGESNQLANIKAVTEGYPLRGRLYLADGAEFIGSQQNSRVANAIPVPGTIWIDEKLMTSLALKRGDKVDVGALQLTVAELILREPDHSIGFINMGSRVLINAADLPATGLIQPGSRIAYHLLIAGEAGVVEQYRDWARPLLTATQRIEGIRDARPEIKAALDRAEKFLSLSALASVILAATAIALAVRRFTLRHLDGCAVMRSLGASQTGLLYLYLCYFLVLGIVASTLGCLLGFASQEILATWLSGLTETGLPWPGWMPAIHGLLIGIVLLLGFALPPILNLRSVSALRVLRRDIGVPNMQSLTGYVLGIIILSLLLIWQAGDLRLGFYIIGGFIASIAIFGLFGFLLIKCLSGLRHQSGSAWRYGLASIRRRAVSSVVQAVALGLGLMALLILTMIQDDMVQEWHANLPPDSPNRFLVNIQTDQLQPLEEFFDQYDIDQPIVFPMVRGRLIEINGKKISSADYANPHAANHIRREFNLSWTDTLRDDNQIVAGSWWNKEDDGTEAVISIEDGIAKTLGIRLDDQLTYDIAGSHFSAKVISLRKIEWDTFRVNFFVVTPPGLLEQYPVSYITSFYLPPSQEIMMHELVRAFPNLLVVDVAAVVGQVQKMIAQVSQAIGFVFLFTLLAGLIVLYAAIASTQDERIYEAAIFRTLGARRDQLMRAWAAEFAILGGLSGLFAAAGASVLGYLIGHYVLHLTYTFNPWIWFIGFLTGVLGVVMAGLMGTRATLSESPLLTLRKTG; encoded by the coding sequence ATGAATTTTTTTAAGCTTTCCTTTCTCATGCTGCATCGAGATTGGCGTGCGGGTGAACTGCATATTTTGATATTAGCATTAGTGATTGCAGTGGGTGGTATGACGACTGTGAGTTTTTTCTCTGACCGGGTAGCGCGCGCACTTTCGCATGAAAGTAACCAATTGCTGGGTGCCGATCTGCTGGTTATTTCTAATCACCCACTACCAGTAGATTATGCTGATGAAGCAGAACGATTAGGATTGGCTGTTTCTAATATTACCAAGTTTCCCAGTATGATTTCTAATGGTGAGAGTAATCAGTTAGCTAACATTAAAGCGGTTACCGAAGGTTATCCGTTGCGGGGCCGGTTATATCTTGCTGATGGCGCTGAATTCATAGGATCACAGCAAAACAGTCGTGTAGCGAATGCTATTCCAGTACCCGGTACGATATGGATTGATGAAAAATTAATGACAAGCCTTGCACTCAAGCGGGGAGATAAGGTTGATGTGGGTGCGTTACAACTAACCGTAGCGGAGTTGATTCTACGTGAACCGGACCATTCCATTGGCTTTATTAATATGGGATCACGTGTACTGATTAATGCAGCTGATCTGCCGGCGACAGGTTTGATTCAACCAGGCAGCCGTATTGCCTATCATTTATTGATAGCAGGTGAGGCTGGTGTAGTAGAACAATATCGTGATTGGGCACGGCCATTACTGACAGCGACACAGCGTATAGAAGGTATCCGTGACGCACGCCCTGAAATTAAGGCCGCTTTGGATCGTGCTGAAAAGTTTCTAAGCCTGTCGGCGCTGGCCAGTGTGATATTGGCAGCTACCGCCATTGCACTCGCAGTGCGCCGTTTTACATTGCGTCATCTGGATGGCTGCGCCGTTATGCGTAGCCTGGGTGCAAGCCAGACGGGTCTGCTTTATTTATATCTCTGTTATTTTCTGGTACTCGGAATTGTTGCGAGCACATTGGGTTGTTTGCTTGGCTTTGCTTCACAGGAAATTTTGGCCACTTGGCTGTCTGGCCTGACAGAAACAGGATTACCCTGGCCTGGCTGGATGCCTGCCATACATGGTCTGCTAATTGGGATAGTGCTGTTGCTGGGTTTTGCCTTGCCACCGATACTTAATCTGCGTAGCGTGTCGGCATTACGTGTATTACGTCGAGATATCGGCGTACCTAATATGCAAAGCCTGACGGGCTATGTGTTGGGGATAATAATTTTGTCTTTATTATTAATATGGCAGGCTGGAGATCTGCGGCTAGGATTTTATATTATTGGCGGATTTATCGCATCGATAGCTATTTTTGGTTTGTTTGGCTTCTTGCTGATAAAGTGTTTATCAGGTTTGCGTCATCAATCGGGTAGCGCTTGGCGTTATGGCTTAGCAAGCATTAGACGGCGCGCCGTTTCTAGTGTAGTGCAGGCTGTTGCGTTGGGATTGGGATTAATGGCGCTGTTGATACTGACCATGATTCAAGACGATATGGTGCAGGAATGGCACGCAAATTTACCGCCGGACTCGCCTAACCGCTTTCTGGTTAATATCCAGACAGACCAATTACAGCCATTAGAGGAATTTTTTGATCAGTATGATATTGACCAACCCATTGTATTTCCTATGGTACGTGGTCGTCTAATTGAGATTAACGGTAAAAAGATATCGTCGGCGGATTATGCGAATCCCCATGCGGCAAATCACATCAGGCGCGAGTTCAATCTATCATGGACGGATACTTTGCGAGATGATAACCAGATCGTTGCAGGTTCTTGGTGGAATAAGGAAGATGATGGTACGGAGGCAGTTATCTCGATTGAGGATGGGATTGCAAAAACGCTTGGCATCCGACTGGATGACCAGTTAACCTATGATATCGCGGGTAGTCATTTTTCTGCCAAGGTCATCAGCTTGCGGAAGATAGAGTGGGATACGTTTCGCGTGAATTTTTTTGTTGTGACACCACCTGGTTTATTAGAGCAATATCCGGTAAGTTATATTACGAGTTTTTATTTGCCGCCATCTCAGGAAATAATGATGCATGAATTGGTCAGGGCTTTTCCCAACTTACTGGTAGTTGATGTGGCGGCTGTGGTCGGGCAAGTACAAAAGATGATTGCACAGGTATCTCAAGCAATTGGGTTTGTTTTCCTGTTTACATTATTGGCCGGGCTTATAGTGTTGTATGCGGCGATTGCTTCTACTCAGGATGAACGCATTTATGAAGCTGCTATATTTCGTACACTGGGAGCCAGGCGTGATCAGTTGATGCGCGCCTGGGCTGCTGAGTTTGCGATATTGGGTGGATTATCCGGTTTGTTTGCTGCTGCTGGTGCCAGTGTACTCGGATATCTTATCGGTCATTATGTATTACATTTAACTTACACATTTAATCCATGGATATGGTTCATCGGTTTTCTGACAGGCGTATTGGGTGTGGTGATGGCCGGTCTAATGGGAACGCGCGCTACGCTTTCAGAATCGCCATTGTTGACATTGCGAAAGACTGGTTGA
- a CDS encoding ABC transporter ATP-binding protein has product MVNNFVKQPILWANALTKQVNTGDQQLTILQNINLEINAGEAVAIIGASGSGKSTLLGLLAGLDVPTSGKVHLDGVDIFTLDEDNRAALRGRVLGFVFQSFQLLSALTAIENVMLPLELSGINDAQITAQKLLERTGLAMRLNHYPKQLSGGEQQRVAIARAFATQPKLLLADEPTGNLDSATGIQIIELMFELNREHGTTLVLVTHDEALSKRCSRQIRLANGKLIQ; this is encoded by the coding sequence ATGGTAAATAATTTTGTTAAACAACCTATTCTTTGGGCAAATGCTTTAACTAAACAAGTCAATACCGGAGACCAGCAGCTCACCATTTTGCAGAATATTAATCTGGAAATAAATGCGGGTGAAGCTGTTGCAATTATAGGTGCGTCTGGCTCAGGAAAATCGACCCTTCTGGGATTACTTGCAGGATTGGATGTTCCGACTTCAGGTAAAGTTCATCTTGATGGTGTTGATATTTTCACTCTGGATGAAGATAATCGGGCCGCTTTACGAGGCAGGGTACTGGGTTTTGTATTTCAATCATTTCAATTACTCTCAGCATTGACTGCCATCGAAAACGTAATGTTACCACTTGAGCTCTCTGGAATAAATGATGCACAAATAACGGCACAAAAATTACTGGAGCGTACGGGATTAGCAATGCGCTTAAACCATTATCCCAAGCAGTTATCTGGTGGAGAGCAGCAACGTGTTGCGATCGCCCGAGCTTTTGCTACACAGCCGAAATTATTGCTTGCTGATGAACCAACTGGGAATTTAGATTCCGCCACGGGCATCCAAATTATAGAGTTAATGTTTGAGTTGAACCGTGAACATGGCACTACATTGGTACTGGTTACTCATGATGAGGCGCTGTCTAAGCGTTGCTCGCGCCAGATACGATTAGCGAACGGTAAACTTATACAATAA
- the hemH gene encoding ferrochelatase: MKSKLMSPEPIYQHGTPSKTGVLLINLGTPNAPTAEALRPYLKQFLSDPRVIEVPKWIWWLILHGFILNTRPKKSAEKYAQVWMPEGSPLRVHTERQTKLLFNSLEARTKPAPIVEYAMNIGSPSIAEVLGRMKERGCERILVLPLFPQYAASSTASAMDNIFAELKKMRNLPAVRTVKQYHDHPGYISALAQNVRDYWEKNGRPDKLIMSFHGVPRMTLDKGDPYHCSCQKTGRLLAEALELDADQYQICFQSRFGRAKWLTPYTAVILKQLGKEQTRRVDVICPGFVSDCLETLEEIAIEGKATFIEAGGKEFHYIPCLNERDDWIQALSDITYTHLQGWLELQQSEEETEQSRKLALEMGARE, translated from the coding sequence ATGAAATCTAAATTAATGTCTCCTGAACCCATTTATCAACATGGCACGCCCAGTAAAACCGGTGTTTTATTGATCAACCTCGGTACACCCAACGCACCTACTGCAGAGGCACTGCGGCCTTATCTAAAACAATTCCTAAGTGATCCACGTGTAATAGAGGTGCCAAAATGGATATGGTGGTTGATTCTGCATGGATTCATACTCAACACCCGGCCCAAGAAATCGGCAGAAAAATATGCACAAGTCTGGATGCCGGAGGGTTCTCCACTTAGAGTGCATACTGAACGCCAGACGAAATTACTCTTCAATTCGTTAGAGGCACGTACTAAACCTGCACCAATTGTTGAATATGCCATGAATATCGGGAGCCCATCCATTGCTGAGGTATTAGGTCGCATGAAAGAGCGGGGCTGTGAACGTATTCTGGTTCTACCCCTTTTTCCACAATATGCTGCCAGCAGCACCGCTTCAGCGATGGATAATATTTTTGCAGAATTAAAGAAAATGCGGAATCTTCCTGCAGTCCGTACCGTTAAGCAATACCATGATCATCCAGGTTATATTTCAGCACTGGCACAAAATGTACGAGACTACTGGGAAAAAAACGGCAGGCCAGACAAACTGATCATGAGCTTCCATGGCGTCCCACGCATGACCCTTGATAAGGGAGATCCATATCATTGTAGCTGCCAGAAAACGGGACGGCTATTAGCTGAAGCACTCGAACTCGATGCAGATCAATATCAGATTTGCTTTCAATCACGCTTTGGCAGGGCCAAATGGCTGACACCTTATACAGCAGTGATACTCAAGCAACTCGGCAAAGAACAGACTCGCCGCGTGGATGTCATTTGTCCCGGTTTCGTTTCCGACTGTCTCGAAACACTAGAAGAAATCGCGATAGAAGGCAAAGCAACCTTCATAGAAGCTGGCGGTAAAGAATTTCACTACATTCCTTGTCTTAATGAGCGCGATGACTGGATACAAGCATTATCAGATATTACTTATACTCATTTGCAAGGATGGCTGGAATTGCAGCAATCAGAAGAAGAAACAGAGCAGTCCAGGAAGTTAGCACTGGAAATGGGTGCCAGGGAATAG
- a CDS encoding arylesterase translates to MKKFLIILFLFFTMIPSTMAASTNAITVMVFGDSLSANYGMPTEAGWVTLLKERLQLQSPVYQVVNTSISGETTLGGRNRIEQALETHHPDIVILGLGANDGLRGSSINSIYDNLKAIIEACQKNNALVLLVGMQLPPNYGIAYTQKFRDIFPQLAKAYQIKLVPFLLAGFGDKREFFQSDGIHPNIIAQEKIVDNVWEVLYTMFQANQVAVNINIK, encoded by the coding sequence ATGAAAAAATTCCTGATTATTCTATTTCTCTTTTTTACGATGATACCTAGCACCATGGCTGCATCTACTAATGCCATTACCGTTATGGTGTTTGGTGATAGTCTGTCTGCCAACTATGGTATGCCAACAGAGGCCGGCTGGGTTACACTGCTGAAAGAACGATTACAGTTGCAGTCACCCGTATATCAAGTGGTTAACACTAGTATTAGTGGCGAAACCACACTAGGTGGACGCAATCGTATTGAACAGGCACTTGAAACACATCATCCCGATATTGTTATTCTTGGGCTTGGAGCCAATGATGGATTACGTGGTTCATCGATTAATTCTATTTATGACAACCTGAAAGCGATCATCGAAGCTTGCCAAAAAAATAACGCGTTAGTACTCTTAGTCGGCATGCAATTACCACCTAATTATGGCATAGCTTATACACAAAAGTTCCGAGATATTTTTCCGCAACTTGCAAAAGCATATCAAATTAAATTAGTACCCTTTTTACTAGCGGGCTTTGGAGATAAACGTGAATTCTTTCAGTCTGATGGAATACACCCCAATATAATCGCACAAGAAAAAATTGTAGATAATGTCTGGGAAGTTTTATATACGATGTTTCAAGCAAACCAAGTTGCAGTAAACATAAATATCAAATAA
- a CDS encoding NAD kinase encodes MNSPFQTIALIGKHKNPEIVVPLLSLAQYLTDHNFVVLFDHLTASYAPIKEYPALTLEEIGLQADLAVVMGGDGTMLNIARMLASYDVPLIGINQGRLGFLTDLSTDTMLETLSAMLDGQYVTERRMLLYAEVNRYKTNMFSSLAFNDVVLYRGISSGMIEFEVRINNEYVYTLRSDGLIVATPTGSTAYALSSGGPILHPSLDLIALVPVCPHTLSNRPIVVGPDASIEIIMQCSTDVRIQCDSHSSFDLEQTDKIIVRRFPKTVRFLHSINHSYYRMLREKLGWSEFP; translated from the coding sequence ATGAATTCTCCATTTCAAACGATTGCACTGATTGGTAAGCATAAGAACCCAGAAATTGTGGTGCCCTTGTTAAGTTTAGCTCAGTACCTGACTGATCATAATTTTGTGGTGTTATTTGATCACCTCACTGCTTCTTATGCCCCCATCAAGGAATATCCTGCTTTGACGCTTGAAGAAATTGGCCTACAGGCTGATCTGGCAGTCGTAATGGGTGGCGACGGAACGATGTTGAATATCGCACGCATGCTGGCATCTTATGATGTGCCTCTGATCGGTATAAATCAGGGGCGACTTGGATTTCTCACTGATTTATCTACAGATACTATGTTGGAAACACTCAGCGCTATGCTTGATGGTCAATATGTGACCGAGCGCCGTATGTTGTTATATGCTGAGGTCAATCGTTATAAAACCAATATGTTCAGTTCGTTGGCATTTAATGACGTAGTGCTGTATCGGGGTATCAGCAGTGGTATGATTGAATTCGAGGTGCGAATAAATAATGAGTATGTTTATACGCTGCGCTCAGATGGGCTGATTGTGGCAACCCCGACGGGTTCTACCGCCTATGCCTTATCATCAGGGGGACCTATTCTGCACCCCAGTCTTGATTTAATCGCGCTAGTACCAGTATGCCCGCATACACTCAGTAATCGCCCGATTGTAGTTGGGCCGGATGCCAGCATAGAAATCATCATGCAGTGTTCAACGGATGTGCGTATTCAGTGTGACAGCCATTCCAGTTTTGATCTGGAACAAACTGATAAAATCATTGTGCGCCGTTTTCCCAAAACAGTCCGGTTTTTGCATTCAATTAATCATAGTTATTATCGTATGTTGAGAGAAAAGCTGGGATGGAGCGAGTTCCCTTAA